The following proteins are co-located in the Solenopsis invicta isolate M01_SB chromosome 7, UNIL_Sinv_3.0, whole genome shotgun sequence genome:
- the LOC105198249 gene encoding Golgi pH regulator isoform X2, with product MGFIEDTIVILVTQVIFFVGGWVFFVKKLFRDYEVHHRLVQLIFSITFSLSCTMFELIIFEIAGVLDSSSRYFHWNVGLYMLLFMVIVLIPFYIAYFIISNIRFVRLNLIRPLTVVIYLFYLYLFWKIGDPFPILSPKKGLLSIEQGVSRIGVIGVTVMALLSGFGAVNYPYTSMAYFMRPVSYTDVQSIEKRLLQTMDMIIAKKKRIALAKKGEADGQTETRSRLWGMLGPLGGTKGNQESIKQLQIEVTALEELSRQLFLEAHDIQNARERLEWAATWQGKYFNFLGYFFSLYCTWKIFISTINIVFDRVGKKDPVTRGIEIAVHWIGFNIDVTFWSQHISFYLVGCIVVTSIRGLLLTLTKFFYAISSSKSSNIIVLILAQIMGMYFVSSVLLMRMNMPAEYRIIITQVLGELQFNFYHRWFDVIFLVSALSSIVFLYLAHKHAPTEHI from the exons ATGGGTTTCATCGAGGACACTATCGTGATTCTCGTAACACAG gtAATTTTCTTCGTAGGAGGATGGGTGTTTTTTGTGAAGAAATTATTCAGAGATTATGAAGTTCATCATAGACTAGTACAACTAATTTTCTCGATAACATTTTCGTTGTCATGTACTatgtttgaattaattatttttgaaatagcAGGAGTGCTTGACTCAAG TTCTAGATATTTCCATTGGAATGTTGGCCTTTACATGCTTCTATTTATGGTGATAGTTCTGATCCCATTTTATATAGCGTATTTTATTATCAGCAATATCAGATTTG TGAGACTGAATCTAATAAGACCATTGACAGTTGTCATATATCTTTTCTATCTCTACCTATTCTGGAAAATAGGTGATCCTTTTCCCATACTTAGTCCCAAGAAAGGATTACTGTCTATAGAGCAAGGTGTCAGTAGAATAGGTGTTATAGGTGTCACTGTAATGGCCCTTCTGTCGGGTTTTGGTGCTGTGAATTATCCATATACCTCAATGGCTTATTTTATGCGTCCAGTTTCTTACACGGACGTACAGTCTATAGAGAAACGATTGTTACAAACTATGGACATGATTATCgccaaaaagaaaagaattgcaTTGGCTAAAAAAGGTGAAGCTGATGGACAAACCGAAACTCGATCTCGACTATGGGGGATGTTGGGTCCATTGGGTGGCACAAAGGGAAACCAAGAAA GTATAAAGCAATTACAAATAGAAGTTACCGCGCTAGAGGAATTATCAAGGCAATTATTTTTAGAAGCACATGACATACAAAATGCAAGAGAACGTCTGGAGTGGGCTGCCACTTGGcaaggaaaatattttaattttctaggttatttcttctctttatactgtacttggaagatatTCATT tCTACAATCAACATAGTATTTGATCGAGTCGGAAAAAAAGATCCTGTAACTAGAGGAATCGAGATTGCAGTACATTGGATTGGTTTCAATATCGATGTTACATTTTGGTCGcaacatatttctttttaccTCGTTGGCTGCATTGTTGTAACGTCCATACGTGGGTTATTGTTAACTCTGACAAAG TTTTTCTATGCCATATCGAGCAGCAAATCGTCGAATATTATTGTACTTATACTTGCGCAAATAATG GGAATGTATTTTGTATCTTCCGTACTCCTTATGCGAATGAATATGCCGGCAGAATACCGCATTATAATAACACAAGTATTAGGAGAATTacagtttaatttttatcatagatGGTTCGATGTTATTTTCTTGGTATCAGCGTTATCATCAATAGTGTTTTTATACTTAGCTCATAAACATGCACCAACGGAACACATATAA
- the LOC105198249 gene encoding Golgi pH regulator isoform X3: MFELIIFEIAGVLDSSSRYFHWNVGLYMLLFMVIVLIPFYIAYFIISNIRFVRLNLIRPLTVVIYLFYLYLFWKIGDPFPILSPKKGLLSIEQGVSRIGVIGVTVMALLSGFGAVNYPYTSMAYFMRPVSYTDVQSIEKRLLQTMDMIIAKKKRIALAKKGEADGQTETRSRLWGMLGPLGGTKGNQESIKQLQIEVTALEELSRQLFLEAHDIQNARERLEWAATWQGKYFNFLGYFFSLYCTWKIFISTINIVFDRVGKKDPVTRGIEIAVHWIGFNIDVTFWSQHISFYLVGCIVVTSIRGLLLTLTKFFYAISSSKSSNIIVLILAQIMGMYFVSSVLLMRMNMPAEYRIIITQVLGELQFNFYHRWFDVIFLVSALSSIVFLYLAHKHAPTEHI, encoded by the exons atgtttgaattaattatttttgaaatagcAGGAGTGCTTGACTCAAG TTCTAGATATTTCCATTGGAATGTTGGCCTTTACATGCTTCTATTTATGGTGATAGTTCTGATCCCATTTTATATAGCGTATTTTATTATCAGCAATATCAGATTTG TGAGACTGAATCTAATAAGACCATTGACAGTTGTCATATATCTTTTCTATCTCTACCTATTCTGGAAAATAGGTGATCCTTTTCCCATACTTAGTCCCAAGAAAGGATTACTGTCTATAGAGCAAGGTGTCAGTAGAATAGGTGTTATAGGTGTCACTGTAATGGCCCTTCTGTCGGGTTTTGGTGCTGTGAATTATCCATATACCTCAATGGCTTATTTTATGCGTCCAGTTTCTTACACGGACGTACAGTCTATAGAGAAACGATTGTTACAAACTATGGACATGATTATCgccaaaaagaaaagaattgcaTTGGCTAAAAAAGGTGAAGCTGATGGACAAACCGAAACTCGATCTCGACTATGGGGGATGTTGGGTCCATTGGGTGGCACAAAGGGAAACCAAGAAA GTATAAAGCAATTACAAATAGAAGTTACCGCGCTAGAGGAATTATCAAGGCAATTATTTTTAGAAGCACATGACATACAAAATGCAAGAGAACGTCTGGAGTGGGCTGCCACTTGGcaaggaaaatattttaattttctaggttatttcttctctttatactgtacttggaagatatTCATT tCTACAATCAACATAGTATTTGATCGAGTCGGAAAAAAAGATCCTGTAACTAGAGGAATCGAGATTGCAGTACATTGGATTGGTTTCAATATCGATGTTACATTTTGGTCGcaacatatttctttttaccTCGTTGGCTGCATTGTTGTAACGTCCATACGTGGGTTATTGTTAACTCTGACAAAG TTTTTCTATGCCATATCGAGCAGCAAATCGTCGAATATTATTGTACTTATACTTGCGCAAATAATG GGAATGTATTTTGTATCTTCCGTACTCCTTATGCGAATGAATATGCCGGCAGAATACCGCATTATAATAACACAAGTATTAGGAGAATTacagtttaatttttatcatagatGGTTCGATGTTATTTTCTTGGTATCAGCGTTATCATCAATAGTGTTTTTATACTTAGCTCATAAACATGCACCAACGGAACACATATAA
- the LOC105198249 gene encoding Golgi pH regulator isoform X1: MDFSAYNIFIETVTELRNVIFFVGGWVFFVKKLFRDYEVHHRLVQLIFSITFSLSCTMFELIIFEIAGVLDSSSRYFHWNVGLYMLLFMVIVLIPFYIAYFIISNIRFVRLNLIRPLTVVIYLFYLYLFWKIGDPFPILSPKKGLLSIEQGVSRIGVIGVTVMALLSGFGAVNYPYTSMAYFMRPVSYTDVQSIEKRLLQTMDMIIAKKKRIALAKKGEADGQTETRSRLWGMLGPLGGTKGNQESIKQLQIEVTALEELSRQLFLEAHDIQNARERLEWAATWQGKYFNFLGYFFSLYCTWKIFISTINIVFDRVGKKDPVTRGIEIAVHWIGFNIDVTFWSQHISFYLVGCIVVTSIRGLLLTLTKFFYAISSSKSSNIIVLILAQIMGMYFVSSVLLMRMNMPAEYRIIITQVLGELQFNFYHRWFDVIFLVSALSSIVFLYLAHKHAPTEHI, encoded by the exons atggaTTTTTCtgcgtataatatatttattgaaactgTAACTGAATTgagaaat gtAATTTTCTTCGTAGGAGGATGGGTGTTTTTTGTGAAGAAATTATTCAGAGATTATGAAGTTCATCATAGACTAGTACAACTAATTTTCTCGATAACATTTTCGTTGTCATGTACTatgtttgaattaattatttttgaaatagcAGGAGTGCTTGACTCAAG TTCTAGATATTTCCATTGGAATGTTGGCCTTTACATGCTTCTATTTATGGTGATAGTTCTGATCCCATTTTATATAGCGTATTTTATTATCAGCAATATCAGATTTG TGAGACTGAATCTAATAAGACCATTGACAGTTGTCATATATCTTTTCTATCTCTACCTATTCTGGAAAATAGGTGATCCTTTTCCCATACTTAGTCCCAAGAAAGGATTACTGTCTATAGAGCAAGGTGTCAGTAGAATAGGTGTTATAGGTGTCACTGTAATGGCCCTTCTGTCGGGTTTTGGTGCTGTGAATTATCCATATACCTCAATGGCTTATTTTATGCGTCCAGTTTCTTACACGGACGTACAGTCTATAGAGAAACGATTGTTACAAACTATGGACATGATTATCgccaaaaagaaaagaattgcaTTGGCTAAAAAAGGTGAAGCTGATGGACAAACCGAAACTCGATCTCGACTATGGGGGATGTTGGGTCCATTGGGTGGCACAAAGGGAAACCAAGAAA GTATAAAGCAATTACAAATAGAAGTTACCGCGCTAGAGGAATTATCAAGGCAATTATTTTTAGAAGCACATGACATACAAAATGCAAGAGAACGTCTGGAGTGGGCTGCCACTTGGcaaggaaaatattttaattttctaggttatttcttctctttatactgtacttggaagatatTCATT tCTACAATCAACATAGTATTTGATCGAGTCGGAAAAAAAGATCCTGTAACTAGAGGAATCGAGATTGCAGTACATTGGATTGGTTTCAATATCGATGTTACATTTTGGTCGcaacatatttctttttaccTCGTTGGCTGCATTGTTGTAACGTCCATACGTGGGTTATTGTTAACTCTGACAAAG TTTTTCTATGCCATATCGAGCAGCAAATCGTCGAATATTATTGTACTTATACTTGCGCAAATAATG GGAATGTATTTTGTATCTTCCGTACTCCTTATGCGAATGAATATGCCGGCAGAATACCGCATTATAATAACACAAGTATTAGGAGAATTacagtttaatttttatcatagatGGTTCGATGTTATTTTCTTGGTATCAGCGTTATCATCAATAGTGTTTTTATACTTAGCTCATAAACATGCACCAACGGAACACATATAA
- the LOC105198250 gene encoding neutral alpha-glucosidase AB isoform X1 — protein sequence MAPRIRLTLFLILLCSAFITDAVNRDNFKRCDQSSFCRRCRGVESGKTPYRLLPDKLIQNESMIVIDLFNKDTGVTYVVQLTTLKENTFRLHINEKNPLHPRYENQYALYDQPQTVEMDFVETTAEAITVTKGGNKAILYINPFKVELYSQGILTISANARGLMRFEHLRTKPVKPEGENAETNAENVETKNTTYPGDGADNDSGAWEENFKEHHDAKPYGPEAIAMDFSFPGAEHAYGIPEHADSLALQSTKSTDPYRLYNLDVFEYETNERMSLYGAIPVLYAHGKERSTAVFWHNTAETWIDILSSADNNVVESIVNFVSGTKKSQVDAHFMSESGVIDVFFMLGPQPLDVFRQYTVLTGTAPLPQMFALGYHQSRWNYNDQDDVATIAETFDTHDIPLEVMWLDIEYTDSKKYFTWDSRKFPNPLEMIHNLTAKGRKLVVIIDPHIKRDNNYFLHNDATSMGYYIKNRDGKDYEGWCWPGASSYLDFFDPKVVEYYTGLYSLDKFHGTTNDVYIWNDMNEPSVFNGPEVTAPKDLIHYGGWEHRDVHNINGHMYIRSTYEALFRRSGGSLRPFVLTRSFFAGSQRYATMWTGDNMAEWSHLRISYPMCLSVAISGMSFCGADVAGFFKNPDSELFIRWYQAATWLPFFRQHSHIETKRREPWTFNEETTQIVRETLRLRYSYLPLWYTLFREHEINGYPVIRPLWAHYPTESETFTIDDQLLLGDSILVRPVFQSSATEVAVYFPGEGKVTWYDIDTMQAYQKGGYVKVPVTIHKIPVFQRSGSIVPRKMRIRRSTVAMKNDPYTLILIADSNGKANGNLYIDDEVSFEYRHGKYLYLRITLDNNKIVSTLIDKLASYETQSWLERIDIANPPQGIKSAQLKSHSMGSVTLETTYNPHNNVLTIRKPAVNMGEEWTIELLR from the exons GTTGACTCTATTCTTAATACTATTATGTTCTGCATTCATTACTGATGCAGTCAATAGAGACAACTTCAAAAGATGCGATCAGAGCAGCTTCTGCCG ACGGTGCAGAGGAGTCGAGTCTGGAAAAACTCCATATAGGCTACTGCCAGATAAACTCATACAGAATGAATCAATGATCGTCATAGACCTATTTAATAAAGATACGGGTGTCACTTATGTGGTACAACTTACCACATTGAAAGAAAACACATTTCGGTTACACATAAATGAAAAGAATCCTCTGCATCCCAGATACGAAAATCAATATGCGTTATATGATCAGCCACAAACAGTGGAAATGGATTTTGTGGAGACCACGGCTGAAGCTATAACTGTAACCAAAGGTGGAAATAAAGCCATTTTATACATTAATCCATTTAAAGTAGAATTATATTCCCAAGGTATTTTGACAATATCGGCAAATGCTCGTGGTCTCATGAGATTTGAACATTTGCGTACAAAACCAGTAAA ACCAGAAGGTGAAAATGCTGAAACAAATGCAGAAAatgtagaaacaaaaaatactaCATATCCAGGAGATGGTGCTGACAATGATTCTGGTGCCTGGgaagaaaatttcaaagaacaTCATGATGCAAAACCATATGGACCAGAAGCTATTGCCATGGATTTCAGCTTTCCTGGAGCAGAACATGCCTATGGCATTCCAGAACATGCTGATTCACTTGCATTGCAATCGACTAAATCTACTGATCCATATAGATTATATAATCTAGATGTATTTGAATATGAAACAAATGAACGTATGTCTTTGTATGGTGCTATCCCAGTTCTCTATGCTCATGg AAAGGAAAGATCGACGGCTGTTTTCTGGCACAATACAGCAGAAACATGGATTGACATTTTATCAAGTGCAGACAATAACGTTGTAGAAAGCATTGTTAATTTTGTATCTGGAACAAAGAAATCCCAGGTGGATGCTCATTTTATGTCAGAATCCGGAGTAATTGATGTATTCTTTATGCTGGGTCCGCAACCACTTGACGTCTTTAGACAATACACCGTTTTAACTGGCACAGCTCCTTTGCCACAG ATGTTTGCACTTGGATATCATCAATCTCGTTGGAATTATAATGATCAGGACGATGTCGCAACGATCGCCGAAACTTTTGATACACATGATATACCGCTGGAAGTTATGTGGCTTGACATTGAATATACTGacagcaagaaatattttacatgggATTCACGCAAATTTCCAAATCCTCTTGAAATGATACACAATCTTACTGCCAAAGGCAGAAAATTGGTAGTCATCATAGATCCTCATATTAAACGTGAtaacaattatttcttacataatGATGCCACCAGCATgggttattatattaaaaacagaGATGGAAAAGATTACGAGGGTTGGTGCTGGCCAGGAGCTTCGTCCTATTTAGACTTTTTTGATCCAAAAGTTGTTGAATATTATACTGGATTGTACAGTTTAGATAAATTCCATGGTACTACTAACGACGTTTACATTTGGAATGATATGAACGAACCAAGTGTGTTTAATGGACCTGAAGTAACAGCACCAAAGGATCTTATTCATTATGGAGGCTGGGAGCACAGAGACGTTCACAATATTAATGGACATATGTATATTCGTTCAACATATGAGGCTTTATTCCGTCGATCTGGTGGCTCCTTAAGACCTTTTGTCTTGACAAGATCCTTCTTTGCTGGCTCACAACGTTACGCGACAATGTGGACTGGCGATAATATGGCTGAATGGAGTCATCTTCGTATAAGCTATCCCATGTGTCTCTCAGTAGCTATATCCGGAATGTCGTTCTGTGGTGCAGATGTTGCAGGATTCTTTAAGAATCCAGATTCGGAATTATTCATTAGATGGTATCAAGCTGCGACATGGCTACCATTCTTCCGTCAGCACTCTCACATTGAGACAAAGAGACGCGAACCGTGGACATTTAACGAGGAAACTACTCAAATAGTTCGTGAAACGCTCAGACTGCGATATTCTTATCTTCCATTATGGTACACGCTCTTTAGAGAACACGAAATAAATGGTTATCCTGTTATACGTCCTTTATGGGCGCATTACCCAACTGAATCGGAAACATTTACTATCGATGATCAGTTGCTACTTGGTGATTCGATACTTGTACGCCCGGTATTCCAATCCAGTGCTACTGAAGTAGCAGTTTATTTCCCAGGGGAAGGCAAAGTTACTTGGTATGATATTGATACAATGCAGGCCTACCAGAAAGGAGGATATGTTAAAGTACCAGTAACAATCCACAAGATTCCTGTATTCCAAAGAAGTGGTTCTATCGTCCCACGAAAAATGAGAATACGACGTAGTACAGTTGCTATGAAGAATGATCCTTATACACTGATATTAATCGCTGATAGCAATGGCAAAGCCAACGGCAATTTATACATTGATGATGAAGTCAGCTTTGAATATCGTcatggaaaatatttatatttaagaataacATTGGACAACAATAAGATAGTTTCAACTCTAATAGATAAATTAGCTTCATATGAAACACAAAGCTGGTTAGAAAGAATAGATATAGCTAATCCACCACAAGGAATAAAGTCTGCTCAACTGAAATCTCATA gtATGGGAAGTGTAACATTGGAAACTACATATAATCCacataataatgtattaacGATACGTAAACCAGCTGTAAATATGGGCGAAGAATGGACCATTGAATTATTACGTTAG
- the LOC105198250 gene encoding neutral alpha-glucosidase AB isoform X2: protein MLTLFLILLCSAFITDAVNRDNFKRCDQSSFCRRCRGVESGKTPYRLLPDKLIQNESMIVIDLFNKDTGVTYVVQLTTLKENTFRLHINEKNPLHPRYENQYALYDQPQTVEMDFVETTAEAITVTKGGNKAILYINPFKVELYSQGILTISANARGLMRFEHLRTKPVKPEGENAETNAENVETKNTTYPGDGADNDSGAWEENFKEHHDAKPYGPEAIAMDFSFPGAEHAYGIPEHADSLALQSTKSTDPYRLYNLDVFEYETNERMSLYGAIPVLYAHGKERSTAVFWHNTAETWIDILSSADNNVVESIVNFVSGTKKSQVDAHFMSESGVIDVFFMLGPQPLDVFRQYTVLTGTAPLPQMFALGYHQSRWNYNDQDDVATIAETFDTHDIPLEVMWLDIEYTDSKKYFTWDSRKFPNPLEMIHNLTAKGRKLVVIIDPHIKRDNNYFLHNDATSMGYYIKNRDGKDYEGWCWPGASSYLDFFDPKVVEYYTGLYSLDKFHGTTNDVYIWNDMNEPSVFNGPEVTAPKDLIHYGGWEHRDVHNINGHMYIRSTYEALFRRSGGSLRPFVLTRSFFAGSQRYATMWTGDNMAEWSHLRISYPMCLSVAISGMSFCGADVAGFFKNPDSELFIRWYQAATWLPFFRQHSHIETKRREPWTFNEETTQIVRETLRLRYSYLPLWYTLFREHEINGYPVIRPLWAHYPTESETFTIDDQLLLGDSILVRPVFQSSATEVAVYFPGEGKVTWYDIDTMQAYQKGGYVKVPVTIHKIPVFQRSGSIVPRKMRIRRSTVAMKNDPYTLILIADSNGKANGNLYIDDEVSFEYRHGKYLYLRITLDNNKIVSTLIDKLASYETQSWLERIDIANPPQGIKSAQLKSHSMGSVTLETTYNPHNNVLTIRKPAVNMGEEWTIELLR from the exons GTTGACTCTATTCTTAATACTATTATGTTCTGCATTCATTACTGATGCAGTCAATAGAGACAACTTCAAAAGATGCGATCAGAGCAGCTTCTGCCG ACGGTGCAGAGGAGTCGAGTCTGGAAAAACTCCATATAGGCTACTGCCAGATAAACTCATACAGAATGAATCAATGATCGTCATAGACCTATTTAATAAAGATACGGGTGTCACTTATGTGGTACAACTTACCACATTGAAAGAAAACACATTTCGGTTACACATAAATGAAAAGAATCCTCTGCATCCCAGATACGAAAATCAATATGCGTTATATGATCAGCCACAAACAGTGGAAATGGATTTTGTGGAGACCACGGCTGAAGCTATAACTGTAACCAAAGGTGGAAATAAAGCCATTTTATACATTAATCCATTTAAAGTAGAATTATATTCCCAAGGTATTTTGACAATATCGGCAAATGCTCGTGGTCTCATGAGATTTGAACATTTGCGTACAAAACCAGTAAA ACCAGAAGGTGAAAATGCTGAAACAAATGCAGAAAatgtagaaacaaaaaatactaCATATCCAGGAGATGGTGCTGACAATGATTCTGGTGCCTGGgaagaaaatttcaaagaacaTCATGATGCAAAACCATATGGACCAGAAGCTATTGCCATGGATTTCAGCTTTCCTGGAGCAGAACATGCCTATGGCATTCCAGAACATGCTGATTCACTTGCATTGCAATCGACTAAATCTACTGATCCATATAGATTATATAATCTAGATGTATTTGAATATGAAACAAATGAACGTATGTCTTTGTATGGTGCTATCCCAGTTCTCTATGCTCATGg AAAGGAAAGATCGACGGCTGTTTTCTGGCACAATACAGCAGAAACATGGATTGACATTTTATCAAGTGCAGACAATAACGTTGTAGAAAGCATTGTTAATTTTGTATCTGGAACAAAGAAATCCCAGGTGGATGCTCATTTTATGTCAGAATCCGGAGTAATTGATGTATTCTTTATGCTGGGTCCGCAACCACTTGACGTCTTTAGACAATACACCGTTTTAACTGGCACAGCTCCTTTGCCACAG ATGTTTGCACTTGGATATCATCAATCTCGTTGGAATTATAATGATCAGGACGATGTCGCAACGATCGCCGAAACTTTTGATACACATGATATACCGCTGGAAGTTATGTGGCTTGACATTGAATATACTGacagcaagaaatattttacatgggATTCACGCAAATTTCCAAATCCTCTTGAAATGATACACAATCTTACTGCCAAAGGCAGAAAATTGGTAGTCATCATAGATCCTCATATTAAACGTGAtaacaattatttcttacataatGATGCCACCAGCATgggttattatattaaaaacagaGATGGAAAAGATTACGAGGGTTGGTGCTGGCCAGGAGCTTCGTCCTATTTAGACTTTTTTGATCCAAAAGTTGTTGAATATTATACTGGATTGTACAGTTTAGATAAATTCCATGGTACTACTAACGACGTTTACATTTGGAATGATATGAACGAACCAAGTGTGTTTAATGGACCTGAAGTAACAGCACCAAAGGATCTTATTCATTATGGAGGCTGGGAGCACAGAGACGTTCACAATATTAATGGACATATGTATATTCGTTCAACATATGAGGCTTTATTCCGTCGATCTGGTGGCTCCTTAAGACCTTTTGTCTTGACAAGATCCTTCTTTGCTGGCTCACAACGTTACGCGACAATGTGGACTGGCGATAATATGGCTGAATGGAGTCATCTTCGTATAAGCTATCCCATGTGTCTCTCAGTAGCTATATCCGGAATGTCGTTCTGTGGTGCAGATGTTGCAGGATTCTTTAAGAATCCAGATTCGGAATTATTCATTAGATGGTATCAAGCTGCGACATGGCTACCATTCTTCCGTCAGCACTCTCACATTGAGACAAAGAGACGCGAACCGTGGACATTTAACGAGGAAACTACTCAAATAGTTCGTGAAACGCTCAGACTGCGATATTCTTATCTTCCATTATGGTACACGCTCTTTAGAGAACACGAAATAAATGGTTATCCTGTTATACGTCCTTTATGGGCGCATTACCCAACTGAATCGGAAACATTTACTATCGATGATCAGTTGCTACTTGGTGATTCGATACTTGTACGCCCGGTATTCCAATCCAGTGCTACTGAAGTAGCAGTTTATTTCCCAGGGGAAGGCAAAGTTACTTGGTATGATATTGATACAATGCAGGCCTACCAGAAAGGAGGATATGTTAAAGTACCAGTAACAATCCACAAGATTCCTGTATTCCAAAGAAGTGGTTCTATCGTCCCACGAAAAATGAGAATACGACGTAGTACAGTTGCTATGAAGAATGATCCTTATACACTGATATTAATCGCTGATAGCAATGGCAAAGCCAACGGCAATTTATACATTGATGATGAAGTCAGCTTTGAATATCGTcatggaaaatatttatatttaagaataacATTGGACAACAATAAGATAGTTTCAACTCTAATAGATAAATTAGCTTCATATGAAACACAAAGCTGGTTAGAAAGAATAGATATAGCTAATCCACCACAAGGAATAAAGTCTGCTCAACTGAAATCTCATA gtATGGGAAGTGTAACATTGGAAACTACATATAATCCacataataatgtattaacGATACGTAAACCAGCTGTAAATATGGGCGAAGAATGGACCATTGAATTATTACGTTAG